TTTCATATACAAATTAGGCCCAGTAGAAAGAGTTACAATCCAGTGGTCCAGAACTTTTTAAGAGGAACTGTAAAAGAACTTGAATTTGGAAGCTGCTGATAATATTAAAGGCATATAAAGTgtaatctttctgaaaagatcTGCAGATTTAAGGAATatagaaagaaatcttttaatTGACTCCTACCTCAAAGCTATAAATGCTGATGGGCAAGACAGAGTGACTtagaaagcatttctaaaaatcctgttaaaggaagaaattgtttcaGCCATTGGGCctctttctccccttctgcagttttctgtggCAGCACAACTAAGACTGCATAGCTTTCCATGTTTCTTTCAGTTAATGAttaacagataaaataaatatgtcagGTTTAGACGCCGTTGATCCTGCTCTATTGCAGAGGATAGGCCGGACAAGTCCTTTTGACTCCAGTCCATTTCCCACAGCCGCATTTCCTGTCATACTACAATAATCACCCCACCCCAGcctatgctctttttttttttttaacttttcttatttttttttttttttttttttttttagcctgagAAGCCCTGTAGATACTGGAAGAGTACAGAAAGGTCTGAAGTCTGGTTCCTCAGGCTTCCTGAGTAAAATCCTAAAATATGTACCAAAAAGCATCTGTGCAGTACATGGGAAGAATTAGCACCTCAGACTGAGTTTCAtaacagctttctgctgtgaaagGACCCATATAAGACAGCAATAGAAACGCTGAGGAGAGGTGCAGCTCTTAATTTCTGACCATTTCTGAATTGCAAGCACATAACTGTTTCCATGGGAAACTTCCTCGAACACCTCCTAAAATTAAGCAACttatttatgtgaaaaatgCACACGGGGGTGAGATATTCCattaaaacacagcaggaaaCAATAATGGTATTTCCCCTGCTTTCTtattcatttaagaaaatttaagagCACTCAGGTATGAGTGGGGACCCCAGGTGCATCTTCTTGTACCTGAAGTGCGAAAGTCtggaacacagagaaaatatgtGGCAGGGTCCAAAGGAGCTATACACCCTGCAGTTCATCTAGGTGGCTGCAAGTCTGGCGCATGTTCCTGCAGATGCAGGTTGCACCAGATTGTGCAAACAGAAGTGAGAGGGAGAGGCTGTGTTTTTCATTACCTCCCACACAGTAAATAAGCAACGTGTATGATATAATACCTGGACACAttaaaatgtgtagatgtaATGGATCATAAGATGGTTCTTGTTGGTGCATTAGAGAGTTCCTGTTGAAGCTATAGCTGGGATAAAGGCTTCTTCTGTCCTTGGGCCATCATCTCTTCATGAGCTATACTACATACCAGCATAGCAGTGCTGCAGAATGAATGACTTGGTGATGTCTGTATTCAGAATGGCTTTATTTCATCCATGTGTAGAGAACTTATACTCTCTACAGTCTCTTCTCAAGATTTACGTGATCCAGAAATGTGCCCTTGCCACAAAGTAGGCTAATGATATTTTGGCCTGCATTAGAAGGCGTGTTGCCAACTGcttgagggaggtgattcttccctTCTACTCAGCACCGATGAGGCCACACATGAagaactgtgttcagttctggacatcccagtacaagagagacatggacatactggaaagagtccaacaaAGGaccacaaaaataatgaaaggactggagcacctctcctatgaggcTGAGAGAGtggggactgctcagcctggagaagagaaggctaggggagatctcatcaatattacagacctgtcagtccaacctcagtgccaggaaaggtcatggagcagatccCCTCATCGCACACTACAGGATGATCAAGTGATCAGACGCAGTCAGCATGGGCTTATGAAAGTCAGTTCCTGtctgactaacctgatctccttctatgacaagatgaCCAGATTAGTGGACTaaagaaaggctgtggatgttgtttacCTGGACTTTAGCAAGGCATTCAGTACTGTTTCCCACAGCCTTCTCCTGGAGAAAATgtctgctcatggcttggatgtTCATTGGGCAGTTCATTGGGCAAAAAACTGTCTAGATGGCCAGGCTCAAAGAGTCATTATGAATGGAGTTTAATCCAGTTGGTGGCCGATCAGCAGTGGCATTCaccagggctcagtattgggaccagttttgtttaacatttttatcagtggtCTGGATGAGGGAAttaagtgcaccctcagcaagttcaCAGATCACACCAAGTTGGGtgggagtgttgatctgcttgagggtaggaaagctctgcagagagacctggatAGGCTAGATAAATGGGCCAAGTCCAAGCACATGACATTCAGCAAGGGCAGGTGCGAGGTCCTATACCTGTGTTGTAACAACCGCATGCAGCAGTctaggcttggggaagagtggctggaaagctgcccagcagaaaaggacctggggctGTTGGTCAGCAGCCATTTGAACATGAACCAACAGcatgcccaggtggccaagaagaccaatggTATCCTGGCCActatcagaaatagtgtgggCAGCAGGATGAGGGATGCGATTATGGCCTTGTACATTGCACTGGTGAGACTACACCTCAAgagctgtgttcagttttgggctcctcactacaagaaaggatattgagttgctccagcatgtgcagagaagagcaatgaatcCAGTGAAGAGataagaaaacaagacttaagAGGAGTGCCtaagggaactggggctgtttggTCTGTAGAAGAGGAcgctgaggggagacctcatcactctctacaactatGTAAAAGGAAGTTGCAGCAACGAGGATGTCAGTCTcctttctcaggtgacaagtgataggatgtggAGAAATgtcctcaagttgcaccagggaaggtttagattggatatcaggaagaatttcatCATGGGAAAGTGGTTAGGCAtcagaacaggttgcccagggagtTGGTagagttgccatccctggagatatttaagagacatggatgtggcacttagggacatgatttagcAGTGAACTTTGTAGTGTGGGCTTGATCTTAAAtgtcttttccaaactaaatcattctgtgattgtataTAAATACCAGAAGGGAGGGTACAAAGAAGGCAGAGCCAGACCCTTTTCAGTGAATTCAGGGAATTGAACTTCTAGGGTGTAATTCACTGCATGTTGAAGTAGTCATACAAAAATAGATCAGATGGACGGTGCCCTAAAAGTGCCTATATAACTGTAAAGGAAACCTGAGGTGACTGGCTTAATTGGAGGCAGCTACAGTGCAGCTGTCTAGTGTTAGGTAAGATGAATCCCAGCCAAGGATTTAATGGACAAGGTGTACTATACTCTATATGTCTGCCCAGCACACTGCTGACAAATGATCTTGTAGGTGCAATGGATAACATACTACCCAGCTGGGGAGGGTGGCCTGGATGAGGATCTGAATCAGTGGGTGAGGTATTTTATCGATGTTCAAAACGTTTTTTCTCCAGCGGCAAATGGGCAATGAGGTCTCAGAAGGACTCAGCTCTGAGGCAGCTGCAGAAATTGTTTCTTGGTGTATAGTGAGACATGCAGCCAGTTCTAACAGGCTGTTTTTAGATCATGGACATATCTGCCAGCACAGATAAGGAGCTGCCTGCCAATTCCAAACATATACACACGACATTTACTCAATCACACACAAAcataaacaagcaaataaacaacCTCCCCCTCCCATAAACCAATCaagctttttctccttcagatggaaaaggaagaaagaaacagcctgctattgtttcgttttgtttttaattcttttctatttttaaatatgaggaGGGGCTCAGATAGTATATTGATGCTGCAGCCATTTAgatacataaataaacaaaaatatgcagattTGGGAGTTAGTTTAGCCttatctgcaaaagaaaaataaacagaaatataatcATAAAACTTTTGCCAGCTTTGTTAAATGAGATTGGAATGCATCCATTATATGAGGGCCTTCAATCTTCACACTATGAATCAACAAAATCAATGGATGTTGGGCATAATTGGCCAAATTGATTGTAtgttaaaacagatttaattacATCATTGTCATTATAGTAGGGATAAATTTGGCTATGACTTTAAAGTGTCAGTCTTTCTGTAGAAATTTAGGAGTTTGGGAAGTAATTGGAGAGTGACCGTGTTTAAGAATCAGATTAATGATTGTTTTGATTTGATAAGCCTGGCCCTATTTTCACTGCCTTGAAactttctctgttctgttgAGGAACCttcagaatttaatttaaattaattgaaGAAAAAGTGCGCTGGAACTTTCAGTGAGCATTCAAgtagtggaaaaaaagtgattttttatgATGACAAAACAGATCTAAATCTGTCTTCTGATTCATTCCAGACATAGTTGGGCATAATACCGGAGATGTTAGAGTACCTTAGAAGATAGTGCTGCCAGAGAATGTACcataaatacaaaagagaatAATTAAATTAGATCATCTCAGGAAGAACATTCTACTCGGAGACCAGAATGCATGTAGAGAATGCATGTCAGCGATTCAGGTGTCATTTGAATTCAGTGAAACTTCATAGCATTCCAAACATTCCAGGCTTCATTTAGTCACCCTCACGTATACTCCTAGTGCCTTTTCAGGTGGTAGAAGGTAGCTAAGACCCCTGTGTGGTGCTAGCAAATGTAGTTAAAGCCAGGAGACAAACATTGCCCTCTAGAGTGGCAGCTGAAAGCCAGCAGGATCCCCTGAGAACTACCTGGAGCTACCCTTTGCATTTACTAGATCTGTATTGATTATAATGGAAGGACATCTAGTTCACAAGAAGTTGTCTAAATTTGAACATGTTATTTCTGAGCTGAATCTGACTTTTTCTAGTTCTTCTATTTTGACCGGACATTATTCTAACTAGCAAGTAATGATTTTCTAAAATATGCTctaaaatatgctttatttcctgttaTAACACATTCtatgttctttttctgaatacttttttGCTTATTGTTCTTTAATAGCATACTCTCCAAAGATCACCTTCAAGTATAGCAAAATGAACTGCATCAGTGCCtgccagggaaagaaaacatgacacAAAGAGTCTGTTTGACTGGAGATTTGTTTACTGTTCCGCACTGAAACTGGGCAGTGCAGAAGGGccaaaaaatatcagaaatgctTGTGTATTAAGTTAGTATAGTATCAAgtttgaataaaatatgaattgtAATATGCAAATAAGGCATTAGGCAGATAATGTAGTGTTATGAAAACACTCAGGACACATCTCTGCTTCATCTATATGGAAATGAGAACAGGTGGAAACAGTCTTTTCTGTTACTCTCTGTGAGCATGCTGCAGTACTGTCCAAGTGGGCATTGGCAGTAGGAATTCCGGTACGGAGAGCTAAATCTGTTGAATAAAATTTTGCAACAAGTTTTTTCTGGGGTAAATTGACTTCATCTTTCTCTTGGTCACAGCACTTCCCAGCACAGGAAAGCAGTGGAGGATTATTTACTCCAGTGATAGTAGATAACACCAGTGGAATTTTATTGGGTAAGGACTGCAAGATCTGATGCATGGTACAAACTCAACAGATCTCTACAGGAGGAAGCCCTGTAATTCACTGGAGATGGCAGGGAAGGCTTGCTTGGCATTACAAGAATTTTtggaaaagcctttttcttaTGCAGTGAATCATTGGAATTTAAATGTGCTACCTGATCACCTTCCAAAATATCCAAGGAACACAGATGGGGAagtctcttctttttaaaaaggtttgaTATTTCTATACCAGGTGCTTGGTTGGTGTGGTGCAGGAATTggtttcactttttcatttttaggatgttcttcttggttttatttgcatgcatttgtgAGATATGCAAATAAATTGAATGGGAACAAATAAAGCAGTTAAATGCTTAGTGTCATTAAAGCTATTACTTTACAGATAAGATGCAAATTTGTAAAGCTAAGTGTATTTGCAATAAAGGTCAGGACTTTCCAAAGGCATCTCTGTGATTTGGCTGCCATGTTTTCAGAGTtccataaagaaacaaacaaatgcaaacttCATTTAGTTAAGTGATTTACAGTAACTTTCAAAGTGTTGTTCATATATCCTTCCCTGCTAGTAGCCAGGCAAGTTTTCACCACCAATTCTGAACTTTGCAAGTCCTTACTGCTACTCTGGGCTTTGTAACACAGTTCACGTGGACTGCCAGAGCCATTGCAGCTCCACCTCCATCTCCCCTCATTTTGATGTACCAGCTGCAATAATATTTCAAGTCAATCCCTGATTAGTTATGGGAAGGTCAGCTATTTCTGACTGGCCTCGCCcagacagagaaacagaatgaagCTCTGCCATCAGTGTCCTAAAATAGATGGCCCTTTTCATCTGTCAGTCTTGAGTCAGCCACATGGAACACAAATTAGGAGACACAAATCAGCTCACAGGGCATTGGGAAATACAGGGAGAAAGTCAAGCAAGGAGGAACTTCTTCAGACATGAGCTGTATTCTCCAAACTTTCTAGTCACTCGCacaataattttctttagtttACTATTtcttaagtaattttaaaaaatacttgcattttttaaagataacttTGATAATGAAACTGAGTGTAGGAATATTTTTTGGAGGTTTCTTTGCAGCTCTaggggttttgctttttttggtggCGTTTGGAACTGATTATTGGCTTCTTGCtacagaaataggaaaatgttCAAAAGCACCTGAGGATGTTGGGGTTAgtatggatttttatttataatggGAATTATATATTGGTTGTTTCatggatgtatttattttgtaaaaaaattacttctgtagGAACTTTTGATCATGTTCATTTTGACCTTCTGGAGGTCTGCTGCTTCAAAATAAGGCTACTTCAAAACCACTTTTAAGCAATTATTATCAActccaaaaataatttgtcttttgtGATACTACTTTTGTGATATGATAGTCTTTCAAAGGAACTGTAACTGTATAGATATACTATAGCTAACCTATATTCTGACAGTCTACAGTTTATTGTAATGGtgttattttttacttaaacatttaattttacgTGAACTTGATTCTTTCAGGTAGCTGAAAAAGGGTATGAtaatggctttttatttatttatttatttttattttttatttccataggGAGAGAAGGCCACTTTCCATCATGAAGGTTTCTTCTGGAGGTGCTGGTTTAGTGGAAAAGTAGGAGAACATAACTCCAGCATGTGGAAGTTCTGGTACAGTAAGTAactcttttcctttgttgttaTCTACAGTAGTTtgatttcaaagctgtttttttttttctgttgttgttgttcttgatattttatttttttgactgatTGTGAATCACTCAGTTTCATTTggcttctttgtttcttcagcagtctttaaataaattcaaaagtgACAAGCACTTTTGTAATTTGTACTAAAGGAATCCCCAGGACAAAAACATACATGTTTAAATATCAGTCTATTCTTCAAGTGTTATGTTACTCTTCTCCTTTGTTACtcttctcctatgaagacaggctgagagagctggggccgttcagcctgaagaagagaaggctcaaggatgaccttattgcagctttttgGTACCTAAAGGACACTTgtagaaaagatggagaacaactttttgctcaggcagacaatgacagggcaagggggaatggttttaaactaaaagaggggagatttagattagatgttaggaggaaatttttcactcagagggtggtgaggccctagcacaggttgcccagagaagctgtggatgccccatccctggaggtgttcaaggcaaAGCTGCATGGggttttgggcaacctggtgtggtgggaggtgtccctgggAGATCTTTAAGTgcccttccaacctaaactgCTCTGTGATTCTAGGATATAGTTCTATGTTATACCTGACCTGTTAAGTCTGAGTCCATTCTTATCAGGAcagtcttttgctttttgttgttaacAGATTGTTTATGTCTGTAACATTGGAAAAAGAGCCTTGTGGTTAGGATGGTCTGTGAGTTTTTGCCTTCACTATTTCTCCAACTAGTTCTACGAGTAGCTTAAGGAGGGCATGAGCAATTCCATGGTGAGAATAGTGTCGTACACATCCTCTCCAGAAAAATCCCTCTTCTAATTGCGTGGATGACCTCTTTTCTTTCACTACATGCCAGGATTCTGGAAGATAGTGAGTTTTTTGCCAGCACAATTTCCCATGAAGAAGAGACCGAGCAAAACTTCTACTGTGTTTGACCCTACTCGTGATATACAGAGCTCCCTCTCCTTATTGCAAGATTTCCACAATTCTTGTGAAAAGCAGGTGCCATCATACCATTTTGACTTTAATAtccatatttttctaaatatgttgCTTGGTCTTAGGTGGCAAATGTAATATTCACTGTAATTTCCCCTTGTTCTTTATCTGGATAATTCTGCAGTCAGGAATTTGAAATCTGAATGTGATTCAAACTATAGAAAGCCTTTACCCTTCGCAAAGAAGAAGGTCATCACCATCACCTTTTTAcaagcatttaataaaaagggTGAAATAACACTTCTCTGGAGATATCGATTCCATAGAATGAACTCATAGTTGTTGAGACTGTAAAATTTCTGAAGATGCTCGGTATTTGTCATTATCTTTtcacaagagaaaaattaatttcctgtttttgttgttgttttatttgctcgtttgtttgttttggtgggaTATGCAGTAAtgagacagaaataattaaccttcacaagagaaaagaacataTTCATATAAAAGCATACATAGGCATTGCATATAAATTGCAGTGTACCAGATCCTTCTCTCAAGAGAGGCTTCTTTACTGTTCCCGTAGTACAAATCTGAGCTGCCCTTTAAGGAATATCCTTGGCTGGATATCAAGGCTGGTATCTCTTACCAACGCAAAATCCACTGTAGAGCTACTGCCTGGGAAGGAACCTGGAATCTTGACCTATGAAACTCAGTTTACCTATTTGAAAAACaggcataaaatattttatttctaaggCATGATAATAttaatctttttctctccttttcttttagcCAACCAGTCACCTTCTAAGAATTGTACACATGCTTACCTCTCACCATTTCCTCATATCCGAGATGAACACAACTCAACCTCCTATGACTCTGCAGTCAGTAAGTAATTTTTTGGCTGCAAATGGATACAATGCCTATAGtttcaagaaaacaatttgGATGCTTCAGTACAAAACAGCATCATCACTCCAAACAGTTTAATTTATAGAGTTTTGGTGTTTCATACTTCTCATACTTTTACAACATGCATATTTAAGACACTATTTAGCAAAGCACTTAAATGAATGCGTAGCTTTAAGTATGATGGCAGAATGGAAATcattccagaaaacagaaacatttctttttagtgctttttttttttttttttcctacagaaaaagtGTCTTCCTTGGGCTGAATGCATTAAACAAATACTTCTCATATATCCCAATTAAACTGTTTCTTGTTACATAAATAACCACATGTGGaattatattgcatttttactttatgagaaaggaaaagaggggcCTTGATACTGTCGAAGTTTATTCAACTAACTCAGATATACTGCACCAAGTGCTGGAGGTGCCAGCTTCTCTCCACTCACACTATAGGAAGCTGCAGCACTAAAATTACTCTGAACAGTGTGTGCCATACATGAATAATGTAGAACAAGAGTGTAGCAATGTGCAATCTTGTTTTGTAAATTaagttctttttgaaaaaatatgtataagtTCTATAATATTTCCAAATACTTGATATCTTAAACTGAGATATTAACACCGAGAAACTATAGTGTAGTAACagacatacatatgtatatgtaaaatacacagaatcGAAAACCTTATACTTGAATAATGCCTGGAAAGCTCTGTTTTTACTACTCCACTTAAAAAATTGGTCACATTTCATCAGATCAAGGGCTTTatgcaaatgtatttgaaaatattgcttCTGATGCCTATTTcatatgactttttaaataacCTGTGATGTGTGGATGCTGCATGTCTCTGAGCCTGCTGACTCAATGACTTAAGTGATCCCTGAAGCTGTAATTATACCTTTGCTGACTTTGAAGTGTCTTCAGAATCCATGTTTTATGCTACAGACATGAAAAAGAAGTTGGACTGGTAACAGTTCTGTTAATCTTCAGAAATTATGAACTGTTTGTCCAGGAAGAATTCATACCTCACCCTTCAGAGTCAGAGATCTAATCTGTAACTTCGAAGCACATCTAGAACAGTATATCTTTCCATTTGAAAGTGACGAGTCATCTGCTCCTAATAATCTAGACAGAGTTTGTATTCCACCATTCACTCATACATTCACAGAAGATCTTCAAATCATATTGCATGATTACACAGAAGTGGACaaacaaagaataaagaaaggagaaggaatatcatcaaaaatttaattaatttcagttaatgTTTGCCAAAAGAACCACTGCTCAAATATAATTTTCCta
This genomic window from Cygnus olor isolate bCygOlo1 chromosome 1, bCygOlo1.pri.v2, whole genome shotgun sequence contains:
- the TMEM182 gene encoding transmembrane protein 182 isoform X2: MKLSVGIFFGGFFAALGVLLFLVAFGTDYWLLATEIGKCSKAPEDVGGEKATFHHEGFFWRCWFSGKVGEHNSSMWKFWYTNQSPSKNCTHAYLSPFPHIRDEHNSTSYDSAVSVLFSLVVVMYVIWVQAVADLENYTNMKKLDCPDFAVYVRYGWSFMLAPIGVFFALLAGMLFLLVGRAIYLRSD